The DNA window AGTGGGCAATACCCTACCGACGATGCCGAGCTGCGCATTGTCGGTCATCGGCATTACGGCCGCTGGTTCAGCGCACTGCTGGTGCTGCTGATCGTTGGCATTATCGCCCATTCGATGCTGCATAACCCGCGTTTCGAATGGGCCGTGGTGGCGGAAAACTTCACCGAAGAGTCGATTATCAACGGCGTGATCATGACGCTGAAGCTGACGGTGATTTCAGTGATCTTCGGCTTCGCCGGCGGCGTGCTGCTGGCACTGATGCGCCTGTCTGCTAATCCGGTGCTGGTGGCGGTGAGCTGGTTCTATACCTGGTTCTTCCGCGCGGTACCGATGCTGGTGCAGCTTTTCCTGTGGTACAACATCGCCGCGCTCTATCCGCGCATCAGCCTGTGGATCCCGTTCCTTGGGGAAGTTGCCAGCGCGCCGACTAATACCATTATCAGCACCTTCAGCGCGGCGGTGATCGCATTGGTAATGCATCAATCGGCTTACGCGGCAGAAATTGTTCGTGCCGGTATCCAAAGCGTCGGCAGCGGTCAGTTGGAAGCCGCCAAGGCCCTGGGTTATCGCCGTGGGCAAATCTTGTGGCGGGTGGTTTTGCCGCAGGCGATGCGCACTATTTTGCCACCGGCCGGTAATGAGGTGATCGGGCAGCTAAAAACCACCGCGGTGGTATCGGTGATTGCCCTGCAGGACGTGCTGTATTCGGCGCAGATCATCTACCAGCGCACCTACGAAGTCATTCCGCTGCTGCTGGTGGCCACGCTGTGGTATCTGGTGATGACCTCAATTTTGTCGATCGGCCAGCACTACGTTGAACGCTACTTTGGTCGAGGCAGCCAGGCCAGCCACAGCAACTGGCTGTTTCGCCGCCGCAAGGCGCCGGTTAGCCAG is part of the Serratia quinivorans genome and encodes:
- the yecS_6 gene encoding Inner membrane amino-acid ABC transporter permease protein yecS; amino-acid sequence: MSGQYPTDDAELRIVGHRHYGRWFSALLVLLIVGIIAHSMLHNPRFEWAVVAENFTEESIINGVIMTLKLTVISVIFGFAGGVLLALMRLSANPVLVAVSWFYTWFFRAVPMLVQLFLWYNIAALYPRISLWIPFLGEVASAPTNTIISTFSAAVIALVMHQSAYAAEIVRAGIQSVGSGQLEAAKALGYRRGQILWRVVLPQAMRTILPPAGNEVIGQLKTTAVVSVIALQDVLYSAQIIYQRTYEVIPLLLVATLWYLVMTSILSIGQHYVERYFGRGSQASHSNWLFRRRKAPVSQPQGAES